Proteins co-encoded in one Dendropsophus ebraccatus isolate aDenEbr1 chromosome 9, aDenEbr1.pat, whole genome shotgun sequence genomic window:
- the GRIFIN gene encoding grifin, with amino-acid sequence MALKFEASCPHGLCPGWSVILKGETSSTENDFEINFLTDSGDQIAFHFNPRFNEGNIVCNSFLSSHWGQEERTDTFPMEANEPFQVEIYSDRENFQVYVDDSKILQYRHRMKQFTAITKVQILNDINISSVEISRREMYE; translated from the exons ATGGCATTAAAG TTTGAAGCGTCCTGTCCACACGGACTGTGTCCTGGATGGAGTGTGATTTTAAAGGGAGAGACAAGTTCCACGGAGAATGA CTTTGAAATTAACTTCCTCACCGATTCTGGGGACCAGATCGCTTTCCATTTTAATCCTCGTTTTAATGAGGGCAACATTGTCTGCAATTCATTCTTGTCGAGCCACTGGGGGCAGGAGGAACGCACTGATACTTTTCCCATGGAAGCAAATGAGCCTTTCCAG GTGGAAATTTACTCAGACAGAGAGAATTTCCAGGTTTATGTAGACGACAGTAAGATCCTCCAGTACCGACACCGTATGAAGCAGTTCACTGCCATAACCAAAGTGCAGATTCTCAATGACATCAATATTTCCTCTGTGGAGATCTCAAGACGGGAGATGTATGAGTAG